A region from the Lates calcarifer isolate ASB-BC8 linkage group LG2, TLL_Latcal_v3, whole genome shotgun sequence genome encodes:
- the kiaa1549lb gene encoding UPF0606 protein KIAA1549L yields the protein MAPGLRSGRTGHPEVVGDAGGGADPGGRSPQRTDARGGGLGGGGGGGGEGRCLRTRWRTGAAGMLANCLLSVGMLLLLVRCALAAEEKSTYDASGSSSLAGDPTATAGPAHPLTDLSVVEEVPFSAVRSDGDLESEGEGLSGQPAFSSVLTVMAGTVKHPVSLDQSRTSPTITRDETHTTQWPSHSSSHGSEMSSSSSSHVGDRILPASSEAGTDELNAGTSRAVALTFPKEKEASLAPSQSVRITLSARPTERTSQVPPLTPRQDTTTASAKLATATEASPAKTKTPATTMPSLRVTTQSTTTQQPTPVTRRTTTTTTTTVRTQTSRRTYTPLVPRTSPPRGATTVFISPFTTTTEAPPQQCNITERMWVKTVVSIYVRRNRLDSIQRQNLRRGLSQGLRKALNDTNAQAQVETVFGSPNMTVAYHVTGGDMVYPPSVVLEGLDSYGRDKLIADLRQYLPMVTALPLPATLWRPSPATGFQLKTVLQFVGAGDNPRSCRFSQMMEQRLEKVFSEAQAKVLSTNSRLSVQMLSVTQAAGSPAVSLVYTVSNGTVFLNGTTASNLLGQLSAELVGYFLFYPPLIIAEPLEYHNLNTSIATRDFWVITVIQDVDNASLEGQYQSFASLMEQRLAELFVLAGQQGTRFRRATTVGSYTVQMVSIRRVSGLKHPVEMTYYVQHNGVPLSGTSAAKVLNTVDSQTMALTLGYFVQLQAEPVVKNPPNNLWIIAAVLAPIAVVTLIIIIITAVLCRKNKNDFKADAIGNLNPRAKMAYRRDVGYYHQPVQGFDYAKQHLGQQGGDEETLPVSQDTLVMSLQIRDTPLSLEKALQQDGTANKKSLTADKHKSKLPSEDGSVISNESEKLNSSRGLTVPKVTAQQKLTKEETRKRDDPYDTSSGSLQLISIKPMVAQPNYSHPASSDRSQDSAIVNGEVNLALKQKSDIEHYRNKLRLKAKRKGYYDFPSTDGSSSSRALAQRQRHGHERAAGEHGRPLEPDDERGSTYVKSHRRHSQVGQTAYRSRQSLSSPSPGGTEMDLLVMRERPRRGIRNSGYDTEPELIEETNVDRLMGPRGYMYGRGLKGHSETSTLSSQPSIDEVRQQMHLLLEEAFSLASGGQSTSGRQSHHHHHQPPPDHYNPAPPPLPYADVVTSAPGTMSCGRGGLQWVPSYGADVYQCSLPKPAFRFTQLPEMAMGSPPPLPPRNGPPPGTSLRRSTSDLGPKGRSSETSVTEMQSQHDNNPYGLTTRAALPSITAEQPVSNYSGNPITAVYAIPASRSGYSEYFVSTPPTSYHSPSWMSYPPEPEDVPPQWADSVPLPGYVEAFPHPRYPQGSPTRLPLEYNQTLEQPSVAPSTASQQSLPQVVKDMDSMPLSSLSTSALVQAIRQEVAKLAKKQNDMFEF from the exons AAAAATCCACCTATGATGCCTCTGGCTCCTCGTCCCTAGCAGGTGACCCCACAGCCACAGCTGGTCCTGCTCACCCACTGACGGACCtgtcagtggtggaggaggtgccTTTCTCAGCTGTCCGTTCAGATGGTGACCTGGAGTCTGAGGGGGAGGGCTTATCAGGGCAGCctgccttttcctctgtcttaACCGTCATGGCAGGAACTGTCAAACATCCAGTGAGCCTTGATCAAAGTAGAACCTCGCCAACCATCACCAGGGACGAGACCCACACCACCCAATGGCCTTCACATAGTTCCAGCCATGGCTCAGAGATGTCCTCCTCGTCGTCGTCACATGTGGGAGATAGGATCCTCCCCGCCAGCTCAG AGGCGGGGACAGATGAGTTAAATGCTGGAACCTCCAGAGCAGTTGCGCTCACTTTCCCCAAAGAAAAAGAGGCCAGTCTAGCCCCCTCTCAGTCTGTCAGAATTACACTTTCTGCTCGGCCCACTGAAAGGACATCTCAGGTACCGCCTCTGACCCCCCGACAGGATACCACAACAGCCTCTGCGAAGCTCGCCACTGCAACTGAAGCTTCACCCGCCAAAACTAAAACCCCCGCCACTACCATGCCTTCCCTGAGAGTCACCACGCAGTCTACTACCACGCAACAGCCCACGCCTGTTACCAGGagaaccaccaccaccaccaccacaactgTCAGGACTCAAACCAGCAGGAGAACATACACTCCACTTGTCCCGAGAACAAGCCCTCCCAGGGGGGCCACCACTGTTTTCATCTCCCctttcaccaccaccacagaggCTCCACCACAGCAGTGCAACATCACAGAGAGAATGTGGGTGAAAACAG TTGTTTCCATCTATGTAAGAAGAAACAGGCTGGACAGCATCCAGAGGCAGAACCTGCGGAGGGGACTCAGCCAGGGCCTCCGAAAAGCTCTGAACGATACGAACGCCCAAGCACAG GTGGAGACTGTGTTTGGCTCTCCCAACATGACGGTGGCTTATCACGTGACTGGAGGGGACATGGTTTACCCCCCTTCTGTTGTGCTGGAAGGCTTGGACTCCTATGGCCGCGATAAGCTGATTGCAGACTTGCGACAGTACCTCCCTATGGTAACAGCTCTGCCCCTTCCAGCTACATTATGGAGACCCAGCCCAGCCACTGGCTTCCAGCTGAAAACAG tgctgcagtttgtggGAGCAGGTGATAATCCTCGGTCCTGTCGATTCTCTCAAATGATGGAACAGAGACTTGAGAAGGTGTTTTCAGAAGCGCAGGCCAAAGTGCTCAGCACTAACAGCAGACTTTCTGTTCAG ATGCTGAGCGTCACCCAGGCAGCAGGCTCTCCTGCTGTGTCATTGGTCTACACTGTGAGTAATGGCACTGTCTTCCTTAATGGCACCACTGCCTCAAACCTCCTTGGTCAGCTGTCGGCTGAGCTGGTGGGCTACTTCCTCTTCTATCCACCACTTATCATTGCTGAGC CACTGGAGTATCACAATCTGAACACCTCCATTGCAACCAGAGACTTCTGGGTAATCACAG TGATCCAGGATGTGGATAACGCCAGCCTAGAGGGACAGTACCAAAGCTTTGCCAGTTTAATGGAGCAGCGGCTGGCAGAGTTGTTTGTGTTGGCAGGCCAGCAGGGCACTCGTTTTAGACGAGCCACTACTGTAGGCAGCTACACCGTCCAG ATGGTGAGCATACGTAGGGTGTCGGGGTTGAAGCATCCAGTAGAGATGACCTACTACGTTCAGCACAATGGCGTCCCTTTATCGGGCACGTCAGCCGCCAAGGTCCTGAACACAGTGGATTCTCAGACCATGGCGCTCACCCTGGGCTACTTTGTCCAGCTCCAAGCAGAAC ctgtggtCAAGAACCCTCCTAATAACCTTTGGATAATCGCTGCAGTGTTGGCCCCCATTGCTGTTGTAACacttattatcatcatcataacagCTGTGCTGTGCAGgaagaataaaaatgactttaaagcTGATGCCATAGGCAACCTCAATCCCCGAGCTAAg ATGGCGTATCGGAGAGATGTGGGCTATTATCACCAG CCGGTCCAGGGTTTTGACTATGCCAAGCAGCACCTGGGACAACAGGGGGGAGATGAGGAGACCCTGCCTGTCAGTCAGGATACCTTAGTGATGTCCCTACAAATTCGGGACACGCCACTTTCACTAGAGAAGGCGCTGCAACAAGATGGAACTGCCAACAAGAAAAGCCTCactgctgacaaacacaaaag CAAGTTGCCGAGTGAGGACGGTTCCGTCATCAGCAACGAATCAGAGAAGCTGAATTCCAGCAGGGGCTTGACGGTGCCGaaagtcacagcacagcagaaactgacaaaggaGGAGACGCGCAAGAGGGACG ATCCATATGACACCTCCTCTGGCTCCCTGCAGCTCATTTCCATAAAGCCCATGGTTGCTCAGCCCAACTACTCGCACCCTGCATCATCTGACCGCAGCCAGGACTCAGCCATTGTCAATGGAGAG GTGAACTTGGCTCTGAAGCAGAAGTCAGACATCGAGCACTACAGGAACAAGCTGAGACTGAAGGCTAAGAGGAAGGGCTATTATGACTTCCCCTCCACagacggcagcagcagcagtcgaGCCCTGGCGCAGAGGCAGCGGCATGGCCATGAGAGGGCAGCTGGTGAGCATGGCAGACCACTGGAGCCTGATGATGAGCGAGGTTCCACTTATGTCAAGTCTCACAGGAG GCACTCCCAGGTAGGGCAGACAGCCTATCGCAGCAGACAGAGTCTGAGCAGTCCCAGTCCTGGAGGAACAGAGATGGACCTGCTTGTCATGAGGGAGAGACCCAGGAGAGGCATCCGCAACAGCGGCTATGAC ACTGAGCCAGAGTTGATTGAGGAGACGAATGTCGACCGTCTAATGGGGCCACGGGGATACATGTACGGCCGGGGCTTGAAAGGCCACTCAGAGACATCCACTCTGAGCTCACAGCCGTCCATTGATGAAGTGCGACAGCAGATgcacctgctgctggaggaggcatTCAGCCTGGCTTCTGGGGGACAGTCCACGTCCGGAAGGCagtcccaccaccaccatcaccagccCCCTCCTGACCACTACAACCCCGCACCGCCTCCCCTCCCGTACGCAGACGTGGTGACCAGCGCTCCGGGCACGATGAGCTGTGGACGCGGAGGCCTGCAGTGGGTACCATCTTACGGTGCAGACGTGTATCAGTGCAGCCTGCCTAAACCA GCCTTTCGCTTCACTCAGCTTCCTGAGATGGCCATGGGTTCCCCTCCCCCTTTACCACCTCGCAATGGACCTCCTCCTGGGACCTCTTTAAGACG TTCCACTTCAGACTTGGGGCCTAAGGGAAGGAGCTCAGAGACATCTGTCACTGAAATGCAGAGTCAACATGACAACAACCCATATGGGCTAACCACTAGAGCAGCACTTCCATCTATCACTGCAGAGCAGCCTGTGTCCAACTACTCAG GAAACCCAATAACAGCTGTCTACGCCATCCCAGCCTCCAGGTCGGGCTACTCAGAATACTTTGTCTCCACACCGCCCACCTCCTACCATAGTCCCTCTTGGATGTCCTATCCACCTGAACCTGAGGATGTGCCGCCACAGTGGGCAGACTCT GTTCCCTTGCCTGGGTATGTAGAGGCTTTCCCTCATCCTCGCTACCCACAGGGAAGCCCCACCAGGCTGCCCCTGGAATATAACCAGACACTGGAGCAACCGTCCGTTGCCCCCAGCACAGCATCCCAGCAAAGCCTGCCCCAGGTGGTGAAGGACATGGACAGCATGCCCCTGAGCAGCCTCTCCACCTCTGCACTCGTGCAGGCTATCCGGCAGGAGGTGGCCAAGCTGGCgaagaaacaaaatgacatgtttGAGTTTTAA